GCTCTTAAAGACTTGAAATCACATGAGTTCGAATCGTCAATCAAAATTGACTAATGATCTTTAAGATCATCTTCACGAGATGAAAAATCATCTCGAAGATGCTCGCGTCCACTGTGTAGTTCTCAAAGTACGGGCGGTACCCTCCCCGCACCAGCACCAGCCGGCAACAGAAAGAGTCCTGAGGTTCGTCTGCTCCCCATCCGAAGATGAAAGCGCATCCGGTCCCTCAGGACCCAACAGCGTGCATGTGCCGACGCAATCACCCCCAGCTTTCCCAACCCGAAGGCCGTACTCACCAGAAACTCAATCCCCGACACCCCATCAAATGTTCCACCCATGAGCTCCCTGCAGAGACATTCGCTCTGATCAGGGCTCTGTCACTCCGAAGAGCGCAGTGCTCCTTAGAAAGGAGGTGATCCAGCCGCACCTTCCGGTACGGCTACCTTGTTACGACTTAGTCCTAATTACCGATCCCACCTTCGACGGCTCCCTCCACAAGGGTTGGGCCACCGGCTTCAGGTGTTACCGACTTTCATGACTTGACGGGCGGTGTGTACAAGACCCGGGAACGTATTCACCGCAGCGTTGCTGATCTGCGATTACTAGCGACTCCGACTTCATGAGGTCGAGTTGCAGACCTCAATCCGAACTGGGACCGGCTTTTTGGGATTCGCTCCACCTCACGGTATTGCAGCCCTTTGTACCGGCCATTGTAGCATGCGTGAAGCCCAAGACATAAGGGGCATGATGATTTGACGTCATCCCCACCTTCCTCCGAGTTGACCCCGGCAGTATCCCATGAGTTCCCACCATTACGTGCTGGCAACATAGAACGAGGGTTGCGCTCGTTGCGGGACTTAACCCAACATCTCACGACACGAGCTGACGACAACCATGCACCACCTGTTTACGAGTGTCCAAAGAGTTCTACATTTCTGCAGCGTTCTCGTATATGTCAAGCCTTGGTAAGGTTCTTCGCGTTGCATCGAATTAATCCGCATGCTCCGCCGCTTGTGCGGGTCCCCGTCAATTCCTTTGAGTTTTAGCCTTGCGGCCGTACTCCCCAGGCGGGGAACTTAATGCGTTAGCTGCGTCACGGAATCCGTGGAATGGACCCCACAACTAGTTCCCAACGTTTACGGGGTGGACTACCAGGGTATCTAAGCCTGTTTGCTCCCCACCCTTTCGCTCCTCAGCGTCAGTTACGGCCCAGAGATCTGCCTTCGCCATCGGTGTTCCTCCTGATATCTGCGCATTCCACCGCTACACCAGGAATTCCAATCTCCCCTACCGCACTCTAGTCTGCCCGTACCCACTGCAGACCCGAAGTTGAGCCTCGGGATTTCACAGCAGACGCGACAAACCGCCTACGAGCTCTTTACGCCCAATAATTCCGGATAACGCTTGCGCCCTACGTATTACCGCGGCTGCTGGCACGTAGTTAGCCGGCGCTTTTTCTGCAGGTACCGTCACTTTCGCTTCTTCCCTGCTAAAAGAGGTTTACAACCCGAAGGCCGTCATCCCTCACGCGGCGTTGCTGCATCAGGCTTGCGCCCATTGTGCAATATTCCCCACTGCTGCCTCCCGTAGGAGTCTGGGCCGTGTCTCAGTCCCAGTGTGGCCGGTCACCCTCTCAGGCCGGCTACCCGTCGACGCCTTGGTGAGCCATTACCTCACCAACAAGCTGATAGGCCGCGAGCTCATCCCTGACCAAAAAATCTTTCCAACCGTTGAAGATGCCTCCACGGTTCGTATCCAGTATTAGACGCCGTTTCCAGCGCTTATCCCAGAGTCAGGGGCAGATTGCTCACGTGTTACTCACCCGTTCGCCACTGATCCACCCAGCAAGCTGGGCTTCACCGTTCGACTTGCATGTGTTAAGCACGCCGCCAGCGTTCATCCTGAGCCAGGATCAAACTCTCCAAAAAGAAAAAATGCATACACCATCGGGAAAACGACAATGCAGCGAGTTCGAAACTGACCAAAAGGATGCCATCACTGACAATCCATAATGCCGACACCAAAGTGCCGGACTTGATCCAAAGGAATCTCACCCCACCAAAAGGCAGGGACGAGGTAATTTGGCATTTGACAAGTGCACGCTGTTGAGTTCTCAAGGATCGGACGCTCCCGCAGCTCAGCCTTCCAGCCTCGCCCGCAGGGCAACTTCACAATCTTATCCATCTCGCGCAGCTTGTCAAGTCGGCGCTTCGGGATCTCAGATCCACAGTGGCGACCGACGACGTCCTCCGCGAGAGGATTCCCATCCTAGACCAGAAGCCTTCTTCTCTCTACCGAGAGGTTCGGGACGGGATTACGTTCTCCACTTGAGGGGGCAAGACCTTCCGGCCCTTCGCTCTTCCCTGTGGGGCGAACAAGTAATAACTTACGCGCCACGACACCATCGAGCAAATCACACCCGCGTCCCGGGCGTGTCGCGCTGCCAGGCTACCTGACCACCTCCTTCCTTCCGGCGAGATACTGCCTCCATGCGCATGCTCCCCGATGCAGGCCCACGGTGCCCTCTGTGCGGCGACCGCCTCGGTTTCGAGATTCTGGACGACGAGCGATTCCTCGTCGCATGGTCGTGTGTGATCTGCGGCGCCATCCGCACGACGGAACCGCCGTAGCTCCGAGTCCTAGATGTACTTCCCCGGGAGGTTGTGAACGGGTGAGGTAGGCGAAGACCTCCGGGCAGGATGTGGGTTACCACACTCGCATCCTGACCACGGAGGTCTTCGTGTCTCACGCTAACGCGCCTTTGACGCCGGTAGGGCGTCGTCGTCTTGCTGTCCTCGTCGTGGATCGGGGCTGGTCGTTGCGGCGGGCAGCGGAACGGTTCCAGTGCTCGCCCGCGACGGCGAAACGGTGGGTCGACCGGTATCGGGCCGGGCTGCCGTTGACGGACCGCAGCTTCAGGCCGCAGACCTCGCCGAACCGGCTCCCGCGGAAGACGGAACGGAGGATCGTGTCGTTGCGGTTCACCCGCCGGTGGGGTCCGCACCGGATCGCGTATCACCTGGGCCTTGCCCGCTCGACGGTCGGCCGGGTGCTGGCCAGGTATGGGATGCCGAAGCTCGTGAACATCGATCAGGCCACCGGGCTGCCAGTCCGCAAGCCGACGCCGAAGCGGTACGAGGTCGCAAGACCGGGCCAGCTGATCCACGTCGACATCAAGAAGCAAGGCCGGATCCCTGATGGCGGCGGCTGGCGCGCCTTCGCCGCCCACGGGCTGGAGCAGCATCAGGACGATCATCGCGATGAGGATGGCCGTCGTGCTCGCGCGCTCGGCATCCGACCCTCCGGCAGCGAACGCCGCCTCACGCGACACGGACGGCACCGTCACCGTGAACGTGTAGAACGCCGCCGTGCCACCCGACGTCATCAGCACGACCCACAACAACGGTCGCCAGCCGTCACGAAACAGATCCGCGAGCCCCGCCGCCGCAGGACGCGTTCGCTCGCTCGGCATCCGTCGGGCGAGAACCAACGTCATGACTCCCGCGAGCGCACCCAGCCCGAACGCGACCCGCCACCCCCACGCCGAAATCTTCGGGAGGACCCGCCGAGGAGCGCCCAGGTCACTCCCGCGCGCGGCTGACCGACATCGGGCGCCGGTGCGGCGGAGTTCATGCGCTCACGACCGGCAGCGGCGGTGTCGTCGCAGTTGATCCGTCCCGGGTCAGACGTTGAAGCGGAACTCCACGACGTCGCCGTCCTGCATGACGTAGTCCTTGCCCTCCAGGCGCGCCTTGCCCTTCGCGCGCGCTTCGGCGACAGACCCGAGCGCGACGAGGTCGTCGAACGAGATCACCTCGGCCTTGATGAAGCCCTTCTCGAAATCGGTGTGGATCACCCCGGCGGCCTGCGGCGCCTTCCACCCCTTGCCGATCGTCCACGCCCGCGCTTCCTTCGGACCCGCCGTCAAGTACGTCTGCAGCCCGAGCGTGTCGAAACCGATGCGCGCCAGCTGGTCGAGGCCCGACTCGTCCTGCCCGGTGGAGGCAAGCAGCTCCGCCGCCTCGTCGGGGTCGAGATCGATCAGCTCCGACTCGATCTTCGCGTCGAGGAACACCGCCTTCGCCGGCGCGACGAGCGCGGCCAGCTCGGCCTTGCGGGCGGCATCCGTCAACACCGCCTCATCGACGTTGAAGACGAAGATGAACGGCTTCGCGGTGAGCAGGCCCAGCTCCTTGATAGGGGCGAGGTCGATCCCGGATGCCGAGAGCAGCACGCCGCGCTGCAGTGCGTCACGCGCCGCGACGGCGGCTTCGAGAACGGCCGGGTCGAGCTTCTTGCCGCGCACTTCCTTCTCGTAGCGGACGATCGCCTTCTCGAGCGTCTCGAGGTCGGCGAGCTGGAGCTCGGCGTTGATGGTCTCCATGTCGGATGCCGGGTCGACCTTGCCGTCCACGTGCACCACGTCGGAGTCCGCGAAGCCGCGCACCACCTGTGCGATGGCATCGGCTTCACGAATGTTCGCCAGGAACTTGTTTCCCAAGCCCTCGCCCTCGCTCGCGCCGCGCACGATGCCCGCGATGTCGACGAACGAGACGGCGGCCGGAAGGGTGCGCTCGCTGCCGAAGACCTCAGCGAGCTTGTCCAGCCGCGGATCGGGAAGGTTCACTACTCCGACGTTCGGCTCGATCGTCGCGAACGGATAGTTCGCAGCGAGCACCTGGTTCTTCGTCAGTGCGTTGAACAGAGTCGACTTGCCGACATTGGGAAGACCCACGATTCCGATGGTAAGAGCCACGGGGGTCAAGTCTACGGGGCTGAGCACACCCTCCTCTCCCGCGCCGCCCTGGTTCGTCACCACATCAGACTCCCGAGTAAAGTAAGGGTTACCTATCTTCAAAAGAGAGTGCCGTTATGCCTGTGACTGTCCCTCGCCGCCTCGCGGCGGCATCCGTTCTCGTCATCGCCGCGCTGGGTCTGTCCGCCTGCGCGGGTTCCACCGCGCCCGGCGCGTCCTCCTCCACGGATTCGTCCAGCCTCAGCGGCACGTCGATCACCGTCTACAACGCGCAGCACGAAGAACTCACCCAAGCGTGGGCGGACGCCTTCACGAAGAAGACCGGCATCGAGGTGGTTCTGCGTAACGGCAGCGACTCCGAGCTCGGAAACCAGATCGTTCAGGAGGGGTCCGCCTCACCGGCCGACGTCTTCCTCACCGAGAACTCCCCCGCCATGTCCCTCGTCGAGAACGCGGGGCTGCTCGCCCCGGTCGACGCCGCGACGCTGGCAAACGTCCCCACGCAGTACCGCCCCGCCAGTGGCGATTGGACAGGGATCGCAGCACGGTCGACGGTGATGGTCTACAACCCGTCACTCATCTCCTCAGACCAGCTGCCGACATCGATCATGGACTTGCAGAAGCCGGAGTGGAAGGGACGGTGGGCGGCGTCGCCCACCGGAGCGGACTTCCAGGCGATCGTCTCCGCCATCCTGCAGGAGAAGGGCGAGGACGCGACGACCGCGTGGCTCACCGCCATGAAAGAGAACGCCTCTGCGTACAAGGGCAACAGCACCGTCATGAAGGCCGTCAACGCCGGCGAGATCCCGCTCGGCGTGATCTACCACTATTACTGGTTCATCGATCAGTCCAAGACGAAGGAGAACAGCGCCAACACGAAACTGGCCTACTTCGGCCCCCAGGACCCGGGGGCGTTCGTCAGCGTTTCGGGCGGAGGAGTGCTCGCCTCGAGCAAGGACGCCGCCGCCGCGCAGCAGTTCCTCGCCTTCATCACCGGCCCGGACGGACAGCAGGTTCTCCGCGACGGCACGAGCTTCGAGTATGCGATCGGCAGCGACGTCGCCTCCAACCCGGCTATGCCGCCGCTGAGCTCTCTGCAGCCGCCGGCGATCGACCCCTCGACGCTGAACAGCAAGAAGGTCACCGACCTCATGACGGCCGCGGGGCTGATCTGAGCCTCGCCACCGCCGACCGCCCTGCGGTCAGCCCACCCGTGCAGCGGCACCGCGTGCTCACCACGCCGGTGCCGCTGCTGGCGCTCGCCGTCATCGCGGCGGCGCTGCTGCTCGTCCCCGTCGGCTTCGTCGTGTGGGTCGCCATCTCGGAGGGCTGGTCGCAGCTGAGCACCCAGGTGTTCCGCCCCCGGGTCGGCGAGCTGCTCGCCAACACCCTCGGTCTGCTCGTTCTCGCCGCGCCGCTGTGCGTCGCGGTGGGCGTCGGCGCGGCCTGGGCCGTGGAACGCACGGCCCTGCCCGGCCGGAAGATCTGGGCGATCGCGCTCGCCTCCCCGTTGGCGATGCCCGCCTTCGTCGGCGGATACGGCTGGATCTCCGCCGTGCCCTCTCTTCAGGGACTCGGCGGTGGAGTGCTGATCGCGGTCGGCGCCTACTATCCGCTCGTCTACCTCCCGGCCCTGGCCACGCTGCGACGCCTCGATCCGGCGCTCGAGGAGTCGGCCCGCTCGCTCGGACTCAGTCCGCTCGCAACCTTCTGGCGGGTCGTCCTCCCCCAACTGCGCGTGGCGATCCTCGGCGGCGGACTCGTCGTCGCGCTCCACCTGCTCGCCGAGTACGGCGCCTTCGCGCTGCTGCGCTTCGACACCTTCACCACGGCGATCGTCAGCCAGTTCCAGTCCAGCTTCGCCGGCCCCGCAGCCAACGCGCTCGGCGTCGTCCTCGCGGCCCTCTGCCTCGTGCTGCTCGTCGGTGAAGCGAGCGCTCGCGGTCGGCTGCGGTACGCGCGGATCGGACGCGGCGCCGCGCGGCCCGCCGTCCCCTACCGGCTGGGTCGGGCGGCGATCCCCGTCACGGCGGCGCTCAGCGGCATCCTGATCCTCGCCGTCGGCATTCCCGGCGCGAGCCTGCTGCGGTGGGCGCTGCGCCCCGAGGGCTGGCAGAGCATCCATCTGCTGCCGGCACTCACCCAGACCCTTCTGCTGTCGGGCGGCGGAGCGCTCGCCGCGACCGTCGTCGCCCTCCCCTGCGCCTGGTTGAGCGTGCGGCACCCCAGCCGCCTCGCCCGCGGCATCGAGGGCGCGATGTACCTGGCCAGCAGCCTGCCGACGATCATCGTCGCGCTCGCGCTGGTCACGGTGACTCTTCGCGTCGTGCCCGGGCTGTACCAGACTCCCGCAACCGTCATCGCGGCCTACGTCATCGTGTTCCTCCCCCGTGCACTGGTGAGCCTCCGCAGCGGCTTGGCGCAGGTGCCCCCGCGCCTCGAGGAAGCAGCGCAGACC
The DNA window shown above is from Microbacterium laevaniformans and carries:
- the ychF gene encoding redox-regulated ATPase YchF, yielding MALTIGIVGLPNVGKSTLFNALTKNQVLAANYPFATIEPNVGVVNLPDPRLDKLAEVFGSERTLPAAVSFVDIAGIVRGASEGEGLGNKFLANIREADAIAQVVRGFADSDVVHVDGKVDPASDMETINAELQLADLETLEKAIVRYEKEVRGKKLDPAVLEAAVAARDALQRGVLLSASGIDLAPIKELGLLTAKPFIFVFNVDEAVLTDAARKAELAALVAPAKAVFLDAKIESELIDLDPDEAAELLASTGQDESGLDQLARIGFDTLGLQTYLTAGPKEARAWTIGKGWKAPQAAGVIHTDFEKGFIKAEVISFDDLVALGSVAEARAKGKARLEGKDYVMQDGDVVEFRFNV
- a CDS encoding iron ABC transporter substrate-binding protein, yielding MPVTVPRRLAAASVLVIAALGLSACAGSTAPGASSSTDSSSLSGTSITVYNAQHEELTQAWADAFTKKTGIEVVLRNGSDSELGNQIVQEGSASPADVFLTENSPAMSLVENAGLLAPVDAATLANVPTQYRPASGDWTGIAARSTVMVYNPSLISSDQLPTSIMDLQKPEWKGRWAASPTGADFQAIVSAILQEKGEDATTAWLTAMKENASAYKGNSTVMKAVNAGEIPLGVIYHYYWFIDQSKTKENSANTKLAYFGPQDPGAFVSVSGGGVLASSKDAAAAQQFLAFITGPDGQQVLRDGTSFEYAIGSDVASNPAMPPLSSLQPPAIDPSTLNSKKVTDLMTAAGLI
- a CDS encoding ABC transporter permease; this translates as MQRHRVLTTPVPLLALAVIAAALLLVPVGFVVWVAISEGWSQLSTQVFRPRVGELLANTLGLLVLAAPLCVAVGVGAAWAVERTALPGRKIWAIALASPLAMPAFVGGYGWISAVPSLQGLGGGVLIAVGAYYPLVYLPALATLRRLDPALEESARSLGLSPLATFWRVVLPQLRVAILGGGLVVALHLLAEYGAFALLRFDTFTTAIVSQFQSSFAGPAANALGVVLAALCLVLLVGEASARGRLRYARIGRGAARPAVPYRLGRAAIPVTAALSGILILAVGIPGASLLRWALRPEGWQSIHLLPALTQTLLLSGGGALAATVVALPCAWLSVRHPSRLARGIEGAMYLASSLPTIIVALALVTVTLRVVPGLYQTPATVIAAYVIVFLPRALVSLRSGLAQVPPRLEEAAQTLGRTRFAATVEVTAPLMASSFGAALALVGLGCANELTATLLLAPSGTRTLATQFWSETSNADFVAGAPYAIMLIVLSVPSVALLLADARRRSDR